In Syngnathus scovelli strain Florida chromosome 11, RoL_Ssco_1.2, whole genome shotgun sequence, one DNA window encodes the following:
- the LOC125977458 gene encoding zinc finger protein 79, with product MILQPATLEVEKGGVGLGLGSGLGLWSWGERLHQKTSIKYCLNDSLTMSSAHLLRAFVSERLTVAVDEIMLIFEQTIAQYEDELKHHRMLQASASAAASASGQLATKTIHHRGSDASECIQPELMGLKIPPVHQERSQSLAPTPPPFVKEEVEEVWTSPILVTQGQKSEEMIASLGNEEKVPSIVHRQARSPPSDSHEPVQGQPNEEGSDALFDSNVAHLLQTTNNTPPVLFNQTIDGRPFSDSDPQSHLGSRNKVKCYKCTVCGKVFRYNHNLQRHMSCHTGEKPFGCIDCGKSFNQKASLKRHKRVHTGEKPFSCMFCGKKFTRRGSLTSHMRFHTGEKPFTCSICKKSYNNRGTLVKHMRAHDSYTR from the exons ATGATTCTGCAACCGGCGACGCTAGAAGTAGAGAAAGGAGGGGTTGGCTTGGGCTTGGGCTCGGGCTTGGGCTTGTGGTCGTGGGGAGAGAGACTACATCAGAAAACCAGCATCAAGTATTGTTTGAACGATTCCTTGACAATGTCTTCTGCTCACTTATTGAGAGCATTTGTCAGTGAGAGGCTGACCGTAGCTGTTGACGAGATCATGCTGATTTTTGAGCAAACAATAGCCCAATACGAGGACGAGCTCAAGCACCATCGCATGCTGCAGGCTTCTGCCTCTGCCGCTGCCTCCGCTTCTGGACAGCTCGCCACCAAAACAATCCATCATCGCGGATCAG ATGCATCTGAGTGCATCCAGCCTGAGCTAATGGGCCTGAAAATCCCCCCTGTGCATCAAGAGAGAAGCCAAAGCCTTGCTCCAACGCCACCCCCGTTTGTCAAAGAGGAAGTGGAAGAAGTCTGGACAAGTCCAATATTAGTAACTCAGGGTCAAAAATCAGAAGAGATGATTGCCTCTTTGGGAAATGAAGAGAAAGTGCCCTCGATAGTGCACAGACAGGCACGTTCTCCTCCTTCCGATTCACATGAGCCGGTTCAAGGCCAACCGAATGAAGAAGGCTCCGATGCGTTGTTTGACTCGAATGTTGCTCATCTCCTACAAACGACAAACAACACTCCACCGGTCCTTTTTAACCAAACTATTGATGGTCGGCCATTTTCGGACAGCGATCCCCAAAGTCATCTTGGCTCTCGTAATAAGGTCAAGTGCTACAAGTGCACAGTGTGTGGCAAAGTATTCCGATATAACCACAATTTGCAGAGACACATGTCATGTCACACAGGAGAGAAACCGTTTGGCTGTATTGACTGTGGCAAAAGTTTCAATCAAAAGGCAAGTTTGAAGAGGCACAAGCGAGTACACACAGGAGAGAAGCCTTTTAGTTGCATGTTTTGTGGTAAAAAGTTCACGAGGAGGGGCTCCTTGACGTCACACATGAGATTTCATACCGGCGAGAAGCCTTTCACCTGCTCCATTTGCAAGAAAAGTTATAATAACAGAGGCACGCTGGTAAAGCACATGCGAGCACATGACAGTTACACGAGATAA